The genomic DNA GATCGTGGACCCGGTGGAGATCCCGAATCGCCGGGAGATCAATCGGCCCTCCTTCCAGGTGCTGCTCTACGAGTTCAAGGCCGGGGTCGACACCTACCTGGCGGCCATGGGGGACGCGGCGCCGGTGAGGACGCTCGCCGACGTGATCGCGTACAACGAGGCCAACGCCGAAACCTCCATGCCGTACTTCGGCCAGGAGCTGCTGGTCCAGGCGCAGGAGAAGGGCGGCCTGAACAGCCAGGAGTACCTGGAGTCGCTGGAGACGGCGCAACGGCTGTCGCGCGAAGAGGGCCTGGACGTGGTAATCGGTGAACAGAGGCTGGACGCGCTCATCGGCCCAACCGGAGGACCCGCGTGGACCACCGACCTGGTCAACGGGGACAACTTTTCGATCAGCTCGTCGAGCCCCGCCGCCATCTCCGGCTACCCCAACGTCACGTTGCCCGCCGGCCAGGTGCACGGGCTGCCGGTGGGCATCTCTTTTTTCGGCGCGCCCTGGAGCGAGCCGAAGCTGCTGCGCATCGCCTACGCGTTCGAGCAGGCGACGAACCATCGCGCCAAGCCGGAGTTCATCCGGTCGCTTTGAGACCCCGATCCTCGTCGCAGACGACACCGAAACTCAGGAGACTGCCCATGAGCGGAACGCCCGACTTCACCCCTGGCCGCGGCCGGGTCTACGAGAACATCGCCCAGACGATCGGGGACACCCCGCTGGTGCGCGCGCCCAAGCTCAGCGCGGAGAACGGCGCGCGCGCCGACGTCCTCCTCAAGCTCGAGTTCTTCAACCCGATCGCGAGCGTCAAGGACCGCATCGGCGTAGCGATGATAGAGGCCATGGAGGCGGACGGCCGGCTCGAGGAGGGCTCCGTCGTGGTGGAGCCCACGTCGGGCAACACGGGCATCGCGCTGGCGTTCGTGTGCGCCGCCAAGGGATATCGGTGCGTCCTCACGATGCCCGAGACGATGTCCATCGAGCGCCGCAAGATGCTCGCGCTCATGGGCGCCGAGGTGTTCCTCACGCCAAAGGAGGAGGGCATCAACGGCGCGCTGAGCAAGGCCGACGAGCTGACCGAGTCGATCCCAGGCGCCGTGCAGCCGATGCAGTTCGACAACCCCGCCAACCCGGACATCCACAGGCGCACCACCGCCGAGGAGATCTGGAACGACACGGGCGGCAACGTGGACGTCCTCATCTCGGGGGTGGGCACCGGCGGCACGCTCACCGGCTGCTCGGACGTGCTCAAGGCCAGGAACCCGGACATGAAGACCGTCGCGGTAGAGCCCGCCACGTCCCCGATCCTGTCGGGCGGCGAGCCGGGCCCCGGCAACATGATCCAGGGCATCGGCGCGGGCTTCGTGCCCGGCGTGCTCGACACCGACCTGATCGACGAGGTCGAGGTCGTGGGCAACGAGGAGGCCATCGACATGGCGCGCCGCGTGGCCCGGATCGAGGGCATCCCCATGGGCATCTCGGGAGGCGCGGCGCTGGTGGCTGCGTACCGTCAGGCCGCGGGGCCCGAGCTGGACGGCAAGACCGTCGTCGCGATCATCCCGTCCTTCGCCGAGCGGTACATCAGCACGGTGCTGTTCGAGGGGGTGTAGCGGGCGGGCGGGCGCTCCCGGGCCGGGACCAAGCCCGGCAGCCCGGGAGCGCACGCTCTGCCGCCGGCCCGATCACGACGGCACCGTGTGCGGCCCGGCAAAAAAATCTTCCCTGGGCCCGTACTTCTCCCTAATCTGATAGTAGCTCGACCCACCGGGCGCTTCTAGCCCGCCGCTTGCGTTCCGACGCGGGAATGCCGCTCGGGCCACCGACCCGCCACAGCCCCGGTCCGCTCCCTCGAGAATGGGAGGCCCCATGTCGCCGCAGCGCTACGTTCCCATCCTGGCGTGTCTGATCCTGGCGGGCTGCGGAGACGACATCGTCGGCCCCGTTGACCAGGAGGGCCCACCCGTACAGATCGATCCAAGTGATGTCGACCTGTACGAGGGCAGCATAGGCCTCGTCCTGGATGTCCGGCCGATCTTCAGGAAGGGATACCTCCCGACCCAGGCAGAGCTCGCCTTCCCCGACCACCCGGCCTTCGACACCACGCTCGAAATCGATCCGCTCACGAACGTGGCCATCCTGATCATCCAGAACGACTCGCTCACCGAGAACCAGAGAACGGCTTTCGAGAGAGAGATCGCGGCTGACATAGCGATAGTGGACTCGTCCGGGACCGTGCTGGCCAGCCTATCGGGGGAACCCGTCCGTTTGGACGACTCGAACCTTCCCTTCTTGATTAAAAACGATACCCTCCCGCCCATTCCACCACCGTTCGTACTGACGCAGGGGGTCCCATACCTGCTGATCCCGGATGGCTTTGACGGGCTGCTTACGGTCGGTGAGCCCGGCCCCCTCGATCTGGTAGTCCGGGCCTTCACCACCGAGCCGTTCGTACAGGATACGGTAGTGCAGGCCTTCCACTTTTCGATCATCGGAGATGACACCTACTCGGTGCGGAATCTCGCTACCCCGAGCGAATCGGCTGGGTGCGTTCGCGCGCCGCTTTTCGCCCGGGCACGACTCGTCTTCGATGGCAGATTCGACGATGATTCGGCCTGCGAGAACTCGATAGCGCGCGCCGAGTTGGTGGCCGAGTCGGAACCAGGGGGCTGGGTTCGGCTGAGGCGGGCCGGCACGAATCTGTACGCGGTGTATGAGCCTCCCG from Gemmatimonadota bacterium includes the following:
- the cysK gene encoding cysteine synthase A yields the protein MSGTPDFTPGRGRVYENIAQTIGDTPLVRAPKLSAENGARADVLLKLEFFNPIASVKDRIGVAMIEAMEADGRLEEGSVVVEPTSGNTGIALAFVCAAKGYRCVLTMPETMSIERRKMLALMGAEVFLTPKEEGINGALSKADELTESIPGAVQPMQFDNPANPDIHRRTTAEEIWNDTGGNVDVLISGVGTGGTLTGCSDVLKARNPDMKTVAVEPATSPILSGGEPGPGNMIQGIGAGFVPGVLDTDLIDEVEVVGNEEAIDMARRVARIEGIPMGISGGAALVAAYRQAAGPELDGKTVVAIIPSFAERYISTVLFEGV